A stretch of Deinococcus radiopugnans ATCC 19172 DNA encodes these proteins:
- a CDS encoding IclR family transcriptional regulator, producing MSETVQSVERALDIINTIVAANRSLSVGELSQAMDLAPSTIHRILQTLTVKNYVFQDPQTKRYDIGPEIVDISSALYLRYDLVRRVRPYLQELVEVTGETAHIAQLYGTTAMYLSQVEPFSMVRMFTTPGSIAPLHCSDVGKVFLADLPTARVDEIVRKTGLPARTPHTITDEPALLDELLCVRTQGFALDDEEREVGVRCLSSGILNGAGKVIAAIGVAGPTSRMSRGRIEEVSEAVIGMARRCADELIRQPVPEPVGD from the coding sequence ATGAGCGAAACTGTCCAGAGCGTCGAGCGTGCCCTCGACATCATCAATACCATCGTGGCGGCCAACCGTTCGCTCAGTGTGGGGGAGCTGTCCCAGGCCATGGACCTGGCCCCCAGCACCATCCACCGTATCCTCCAGACCCTGACGGTCAAGAACTACGTGTTTCAGGACCCTCAGACCAAACGGTACGACATCGGCCCCGAGATCGTGGACATCAGCAGCGCGCTGTACCTGCGTTACGACCTGGTGCGCCGGGTGCGCCCCTACTTGCAGGAACTGGTGGAGGTGACCGGGGAAACCGCCCACATCGCGCAGCTCTACGGCACCACGGCCATGTATCTCAGTCAGGTGGAGCCGTTCAGCATGGTGCGGATGTTCACCACCCCCGGCAGCATTGCCCCGCTGCACTGCAGCGACGTGGGCAAGGTCTTTCTGGCTGACCTGCCCACCGCCCGCGTGGATGAGATCGTCCGCAAGACGGGCCTCCCCGCCCGCACCCCCCACACCATTACCGACGAACCGGCGCTGCTGGACGAGCTGTTGTGCGTCCGCACGCAGGGATTTGCGCTGGACGATGAGGAGCGCGAGGTGGGCGTGCGCTGCCTGTCGTCGGGCATTCTCAACGGCGCGGGCAAGGTCATCGCGGCCATCGGGGTGGCGGGTCCCACCAGCCGCATGAGCCGTGGCCGCATCGAGGAGGTCAGCGAGGCGGTCATCGGCATGGCCCGGCGCTGCGCCGATGAACTGATTCGTCAGCCGGTGCCGGAACCCGTGGGCGACTGA
- a CDS encoding ABC transporter permease gives MSLSYIFKRLLGMIPLLLGVSLILFGVLHLAPGGPLDVYADNPSVTQEALENMKRAFGLDQPLPVQYFRWVTAFFQGEWGFSIRSAQPVMEEVLSRVPATLMLSGSAFVLALLVALPLGILSATRRYTGVDYFITLMSFLGISMPVFWLALMLQLLFAVQWKVLPSAGMQTIGDGSLPDLLRHLILPVFILAFASVAGWSRYMRSSMVEILSQDYIRTARAKGVSARRVTYSHAFRNALIPVVTVVALDSAAILSGAVITETIFAWPGLGRLFIESMNGRDYPVLMALLMVGSFALVVSNLVADLAYSLIDPRIRYD, from the coding sequence ATGAGTCTGTCGTACATTTTCAAACGCCTGCTGGGCATGATCCCGCTGCTGCTGGGCGTCTCGCTGATTCTGTTTGGCGTGCTGCATCTGGCCCCTGGCGGCCCACTGGACGTCTACGCCGACAACCCCTCGGTGACCCAGGAAGCGCTGGAGAACATGAAGCGCGCCTTTGGGCTGGACCAGCCGCTGCCCGTGCAGTATTTCCGGTGGGTCACCGCCTTCTTCCAGGGCGAGTGGGGCTTTTCGATTCGCAGCGCACAGCCGGTGATGGAGGAGGTGCTGTCGCGCGTGCCCGCCACGCTGATGCTGAGCGGCAGCGCCTTTGTCCTGGCCCTGCTCGTGGCCCTGCCCCTGGGCATCCTGAGCGCCACCCGCCGCTACACCGGGGTGGACTACTTCATTACCCTGATGTCCTTTCTGGGCATCAGCATGCCGGTGTTCTGGCTGGCGTTGATGCTGCAGCTGCTGTTCGCGGTGCAGTGGAAAGTGCTGCCCTCGGCGGGCATGCAGACCATCGGGGACGGCTCGCTGCCCGACCTCCTGCGCCACCTGATCCTGCCGGTGTTTATCCTGGCCTTCGCCTCGGTGGCCGGCTGGAGCCGCTACATGCGCTCCAGCATGGTGGAAATCCTGAGCCAGGACTACATCCGCACCGCCCGCGCCAAGGGAGTCTCGGCCCGGCGGGTCACGTATTCCCACGCCTTCAGGAATGCCCTGATTCCGGTGGTCACGGTGGTGGCGCTGGATTCGGCGGCCATTCTGTCGGGCGCGGTGATCACCGAGACGATCTTCGCGTGGCCGGGCCTGGGCCGCCTGTTCATCGAGTCGATGAATGGCCGCGACTACCCGGTGCTGATGGCCCTGCTGATGGTCGGCTCGTTTGCGCTGGTGGTCAGCAATCTCGTGGCTGACCTGGCCTACAGCCTGATCGATCCCAGGATTCGCTATGACTGA
- the opp4C gene encoding oligopeptide ABC transporter permease yields the protein MTDTLGNQAVPASRRRREGFWPTLIARFLKHKLAVLGLVVLILLGLLAIFAPLLAPYTFDGQDASIIGQPQPPSAAHPMGTDQLGRDAFTRVLYGARISLMVGLFSALLATFLGTLVGALSGYYRGWTDTVLMRITDVVLCIPLLPLIILLSGILRPSVTLLIVIVGSLSWMGTARLVRSQFLSLREREFVEASRALGGGDNRVMFRHILPNALGPIIVSTTLSVGGTIMLESALSFLGLGVQPPTPTWGNLLNYASQWLTAAPWLAVFPGLMILITVLAVNFLGDGLRDAFDPRN from the coding sequence ATGACTGACACGCTTGGCAACCAGGCCGTTCCGGCCAGCCGCAGACGGCGCGAGGGCTTCTGGCCCACCCTGATCGCCCGCTTCCTGAAGCACAAACTGGCCGTGCTGGGCCTGGTGGTGCTGATTCTGCTGGGCCTGCTGGCCATCTTCGCGCCGCTTCTCGCGCCATATACCTTCGACGGTCAGGACGCCAGCATCATCGGCCAGCCGCAACCGCCCAGCGCCGCACACCCGATGGGCACCGATCAGCTGGGCCGCGACGCCTTCACGCGGGTGCTGTACGGCGCGCGCATCTCGCTGATGGTGGGGCTGTTCAGCGCGCTGCTGGCCACCTTCCTGGGCACCCTGGTGGGCGCGTTGTCCGGCTACTACCGGGGCTGGACCGACACCGTGCTGATGCGCATCACCGACGTGGTGCTGTGCATTCCTCTGCTGCCGCTGATCATTCTGCTGTCGGGCATCTTGCGGCCCAGCGTGACGCTGCTGATCGTGATCGTGGGCAGCCTGAGCTGGATGGGCACCGCCCGGCTGGTCCGCAGCCAGTTCCTGAGCCTGCGTGAGCGCGAATTCGTCGAAGCGTCGCGCGCCCTGGGCGGCGGCGACAACCGCGTGATGTTCCGTCACATCCTGCCCAATGCCCTCGGCCCGATCATCGTGTCCACCACGCTGTCGGTGGGCGGCACCATCATGCTCGAAAGTGCGCTGTCGTTCCTGGGGCTGGGCGTGCAGCCGCCGACGCCCACCTGGGGCAATCTGCTGAACTACGCCAGCCAGTGGCTGACCGCCGCGCCGTGGCTGGCCGTCTTCCCGGGGCTGATGATCCTGATCACCGTCCTGGCCGTCAACTTTCTGGGCGACGGTTTGCGCGACGCTTTCGACCCACGCAACTGA
- a CDS encoding DUF885 family protein, whose product MSQLEGWVEQYLALHAQFRPVDASFMGLPGHDDRLPPVGAEALDKERHDLANLLQRVEAWTGEAGTAGERLDMWLLRSQLRVTLREARERPRQHNPAFYTGEAAFGLISLLLPSVRPTNTEAVLARLKAMPEFLATGTRTLAPLNLPADWVERARKEAEALEALLLRGLSKHPDAQAEWREPAAQAAAAVQAFALALKVGDADPACGRDHLEFLMREAHALPSSAAAAEQRAQAAFDHLGSELVKMAHELDPARSWQEQLADLEAQHPALEDVQATYQDWHNRALDAAGGLVTPAREYGLAFEFLPEWAREAAGALYFLFYRSPPAEHPGGGSLYWIFPPGDDTAAYLRGQNIPFIKAVHAVHHGSVGHHTQNARARGAASRLAQLGGTDCASGIAFLSAGTLVEGWACYAEDLLLEAPGFYTPQEELLLKQFEFRNAACCLADIRLHTGQWTLAQMRAFYRDEVGFAPGRVWAETTRNSIYPATRLMYWLGTQVIRELRAELDLAPQVFHDRLLSYGCAPVTLIADEMRRQHPQGTV is encoded by the coding sequence GTGAGCCAGCTTGAGGGGTGGGTTGAGCAATACCTTGCCCTGCACGCCCAGTTCCGCCCGGTGGACGCCTCGTTCATGGGGTTGCCGGGGCACGATGACCGTTTGCCTCCGGTGGGCGCAGAAGCGCTGGACAAGGAGCGCCATGATCTCGCCAACCTCTTGCAGAGGGTAGAAGCCTGGACAGGTGAAGCTGGGACGGCGGGAGAGCGGCTGGATATGTGGCTGCTGCGCTCACAACTGCGCGTCACCCTGCGTGAGGCGCGGGAGCGCCCCCGCCAGCACAACCCGGCCTTCTACACGGGCGAGGCGGCCTTCGGCCTGATCAGCCTGCTGCTGCCGAGCGTACGCCCGACGAATACGGAGGCCGTCCTGGCACGGCTGAAGGCCATGCCCGAATTTCTGGCCACAGGCACCAGAACGTTGGCGCCGCTGAACCTGCCCGCCGACTGGGTGGAACGGGCCCGGAAGGAGGCGGAAGCGCTGGAAGCCTTACTCCTGCGCGGTCTGTCCAAGCATCCCGACGCTCAAGCGGAGTGGCGGGAACCTGCCGCCCAGGCTGCCGCCGCCGTTCAGGCCTTCGCCCTGGCCTTAAAGGTGGGTGACGCTGATCCGGCCTGCGGGCGCGACCATCTGGAATTCCTGATGCGCGAGGCCCACGCCCTGCCCTCTTCAGCGGCGGCGGCTGAGCAGAGGGCGCAGGCTGCGTTTGACCACCTGGGTTCGGAACTTGTGAAAATGGCCCACGAGCTGGACCCGGCCAGAAGCTGGCAGGAGCAACTGGCCGACCTGGAAGCGCAACATCCCGCTTTAGAAGACGTGCAGGCCACCTATCAGGACTGGCACAATCGCGCTCTGGACGCCGCCGGGGGACTCGTGACGCCCGCCCGCGAGTACGGCCTGGCCTTCGAGTTTCTCCCCGAGTGGGCCAGGGAAGCCGCTGGAGCGCTGTATTTCCTGTTCTACCGCTCGCCACCCGCCGAGCACCCTGGGGGCGGCAGCCTCTACTGGATCTTTCCGCCCGGCGACGACACGGCGGCGTACCTGCGCGGCCAGAACATTCCGTTCATCAAGGCCGTCCACGCCGTCCACCACGGCAGCGTCGGCCACCACACCCAGAACGCACGGGCGCGGGGGGCAGCTTCGCGCCTCGCGCAACTGGGCGGCACCGACTGCGCCAGCGGCATCGCCTTTCTGAGCGCAGGCACGCTGGTGGAGGGCTGGGCCTGCTACGCCGAGGATCTGCTACTGGAGGCGCCCGGTTTCTACACGCCGCAGGAAGAACTGCTGCTCAAGCAGTTCGAGTTCCGCAACGCCGCGTGCTGCCTGGCCGACATCCGGTTGCACACCGGACAGTGGACGCTGGCGCAGATGCGGGCGTTTTACCGGGACGAGGTGGGCTTCGCGCCGGGCCGCGTCTGGGCCGAGACGACGCGCAACAGCATCTACCCGGCCACCCGGCTGATGTACTGGCTGGGGACGCAGGTGATCCGGGAACTGCGCGCCGAGCTTGACCTCGCGCCGCAGGTCTTCCATGATCGGCTTCTCTCTTACGGCTGCGCCCCGGTCACCCTGATCGCGGACGAGATGCGCCGCCAGCACCCACAAGGAACCGTATGA
- a CDS encoding M24 family metallopeptidase: MTEIIFTEHDRLEIGADEYRLRRERVFQLLQDRQLDAICVFGPTRVAYLSGFFFSPTERPIALVLTAGGAVAALLPNLELSHFQQQGPQLDDSAVYPEYPGGGSGRHPMLFLRELLSRLGVLGKVIAADVDGYEHRWGYRGPALSAVLDQSVQADVALIDDLRMVKSAAEIALMTEACRWGDHAHRLMQDSIRVGSEELLISHGASLQATRDLLAELGGRYVPKAREGLPANAMFIRGSNTAHPHGLHEAGAVQARDVLVTGAYGVVGGYESELERTMIVGEPDDRFRRFFAAMLAAQQVGLEALRPGRSCAEVEAEVRGFIRDELGMDDLVRHHTGHAFGLEGHEHPFLDLDDHTVIEAGMVFSVEPGLYVPEFAGFRHSDTVVITPSGSERLSLYPRELDELVVPVA, encoded by the coding sequence ATGACCGAGATCATCTTTACTGAACACGACCGGCTGGAGATCGGCGCGGACGAATACCGCCTGCGGCGCGAACGGGTCTTTCAGTTGCTTCAGGACCGGCAACTGGACGCCATCTGCGTCTTCGGCCCGACGCGCGTGGCGTACCTGAGCGGCTTTTTCTTCTCGCCCACCGAGCGGCCCATCGCTCTGGTCCTGACGGCGGGCGGCGCGGTGGCGGCCCTGTTGCCGAACCTCGAACTCAGTCACTTTCAGCAGCAGGGGCCGCAGCTGGACGACTCAGCCGTTTATCCCGAATACCCTGGCGGCGGCTCCGGGCGTCACCCCATGCTGTTCCTGCGCGAGCTGCTCTCCAGGCTGGGCGTGCTGGGCAAGGTGATCGCGGCGGACGTGGACGGCTACGAACACCGCTGGGGCTACCGGGGGCCGGCCCTGAGCGCCGTGCTGGATCAATCCGTTCAGGCCGACGTGGCCCTGATCGACGATCTGCGCATGGTCAAGAGCGCCGCCGAGATCGCCCTGATGACCGAAGCGTGCCGCTGGGGGGACCACGCCCACCGACTGATGCAGGACAGTATTCGCGTGGGCAGCGAGGAACTGCTGATTTCGCACGGGGCCAGCCTGCAGGCCACCCGCGACCTGCTGGCCGAACTGGGCGGGCGCTACGTGCCCAAAGCGCGCGAGGGGCTGCCCGCCAACGCCATGTTCATTCGAGGCAGCAATACGGCCCACCCGCACGGCCTGCACGAGGCGGGGGCCGTTCAGGCGCGCGACGTGCTGGTGACTGGCGCGTATGGCGTGGTGGGCGGGTACGAATCCGAGCTGGAACGCACCATGATCGTCGGCGAGCCGGATGACCGGTTTCGGAGGTTCTTCGCGGCGATGCTGGCCGCGCAGCAGGTGGGCCTGGAGGCCCTGCGCCCCGGACGCAGCTGCGCTGAGGTGGAGGCTGAGGTCCGGGGGTTTATCCGTGATGAACTGGGCATGGACGATCTGGTCCGCCACCATACCGGGCACGCTTTCGGGCTGGAGGGACATGAACACCCTTTCCTGGATCTCGACGATCACACGGTCATCGAGGCAGGCATGGTGTTTTCGGTGGAGCCGGGGCTGTACGTCCCCGAATTCGCCGGCTTCCGGCATTCCGATACGGTGGTCATCACCCCGTCGGGATCAGAGCGGCTCAGCCTGTATCCGCGT
- a CDS encoding peptide ABC transporter substrate-binding protein, translating to MNSTMQKRLVLGLSAAILLGGMGLAQQRGGTLTVGLSYDIDTLNVYSTGFLGDVQATVAEGLVAPNEKAEYVPVLATRVPTVQNGGIKVAADNKSMVVTYQLRPGVKWSDGKPFTSADVKFTWEAVKNPKFIAESKDGTEDISSISTPNDLTVVVNYKRVAPDFKSTLFTFGILPKHTLEGKDLNTDNYNQMPLGTGPFKVTQYVKGQYVVLDRNPYYWRKDKAGVQLPYLDKMIFKIIPDSNTLVTQLKSGEIQMATSVPYSQVPQLSAQAGLKVIKNPVLSWQHLDFNLKGPAALRDINVRKAVAHGLDRSTISKALGGYPIPIDTVVVPVFSYSNKDVPKYPYDPAKAKQLLDAAGYKPGSDGIRAKNGQRLSFNIMAQAGRSTDEDAQQVMIAQMKAIGIELKPDNKAGVALRDARYKGGYDLYYGGWITSADPSYGVFFGTKGPNNGQGYSNPKVDALLATADSSLDPAVRNKALRDFQTVLMQDLPTIPVTSNPSMIVVTDKLGGFVSNPTNMTNFINTSGWYLKK from the coding sequence GTGAATTCCACCATGCAGAAGCGCTTGGTCCTCGGACTCAGCGCGGCGATCCTGCTGGGCGGAATGGGATTGGCGCAGCAGCGCGGCGGCACCCTGACCGTCGGACTCAGCTACGACATCGACACGCTCAACGTCTATTCCACAGGTTTTCTGGGCGACGTGCAGGCCACTGTGGCCGAGGGTCTGGTGGCCCCCAACGAGAAGGCGGAATACGTGCCGGTGCTGGCGACGCGCGTGCCCACGGTGCAGAACGGCGGCATCAAGGTGGCCGCCGACAACAAGAGCATGGTGGTCACGTACCAGCTCCGGCCCGGCGTCAAGTGGTCCGACGGCAAGCCGTTCACCTCGGCCGACGTGAAGTTCACCTGGGAGGCCGTCAAGAATCCCAAATTCATCGCCGAGTCCAAGGACGGGACCGAGGACATCTCCTCCATCAGCACGCCCAACGACCTGACCGTGGTGGTCAACTACAAGCGCGTGGCGCCCGACTTCAAGAGCACGCTGTTCACCTTCGGCATTCTGCCCAAGCACACCCTGGAGGGCAAGGACCTCAACACCGACAACTACAACCAGATGCCGCTGGGCACCGGCCCCTTCAAGGTCACCCAGTACGTCAAGGGGCAGTACGTGGTGCTGGACCGCAACCCCTACTACTGGCGCAAGGACAAGGCGGGCGTGCAGCTGCCGTACCTGGACAAGATGATCTTCAAGATCATTCCCGACAGCAACACGCTGGTCACCCAGCTCAAGTCCGGCGAGATCCAGATGGCCACCAGCGTGCCGTACTCCCAGGTGCCCCAGCTCAGCGCCCAGGCCGGCCTGAAGGTCATCAAGAACCCGGTGCTGTCCTGGCAACACTTGGACTTCAACCTGAAAGGTCCCGCCGCGCTGCGCGACATCAACGTCCGCAAAGCCGTCGCTCACGGCCTGGACCGGTCCACCATCTCCAAGGCGCTGGGCGGCTACCCCATTCCCATCGACACCGTGGTGGTGCCCGTCTTCTCGTACAGCAACAAGGACGTGCCGAAGTACCCCTACGATCCGGCCAAGGCCAAGCAGCTGCTGGACGCCGCCGGGTACAAGCCGGGCAGCGACGGCATCCGCGCCAAGAACGGTCAGCGTCTGAGCTTCAACATCATGGCGCAGGCGGGCCGCTCCACCGACGAGGACGCCCAGCAGGTGATGATCGCCCAGATGAAGGCCATCGGTATCGAACTCAAGCCCGACAACAAGGCCGGCGTGGCCCTGCGCGACGCCCGCTACAAGGGCGGCTATGACCTGTACTACGGCGGCTGGATCACCTCGGCTGACCCGTCCTACGGCGTCTTCTTCGGCACCAAGGGCCCCAACAACGGCCAGGGCTACAGCAACCCCAAGGTTGACGCGCTGCTGGCCACCGCAGACAGCAGCCTGGATCCGGCAGTCCGGAACAAGGCCCTGCGCGACTTCCAGACGGTACTGATGCAGGATCTGCCCACGATCCCCGTGACCTCCAACCCGTCCATGATCGTCGTGACCGATAAACTCGGCGGTTTCGTCTCCAATCCCACCAACATGACCAACTTCATCAACACCAGCGGCTGGTATCTGAAGAAGTAG
- a CDS encoding Gfo/Idh/MocA family protein, with translation MSGEKKLGVGVIGAHAWAEQAHLPGYHAYDRADLVAICDTVPERAEALARKFGIRKIYTDASELINDPEVEMVDVCTPTDTHLPLSLAAIHAGKHVISEKPLAHDAKDAFAAAARAQEKGVRTKLGFTFRYSPAIRQIKTWVDDGTLGEIFHVHGLEQNSQFLDPTYPLRQVPQDADWTQLIPSSIVGYGSHLLDLVRWCAGEYQSVIGSLHNYVPERIVRGYEGMQRIPVEDGAVALAEFASGAQGILQTSYIAVGNYPGVELRIYGSKGAAVARLVEENGIAETLHFATPDAVEFRKIDLPSAAYPPGTTLHTPWPELYYRNLIRFWVDEILDDLPGECTFYDGAKSQETVNAIVQSFRERRWVDLPKVEAP, from the coding sequence ATGAGCGGGGAAAAGAAGCTGGGCGTCGGTGTGATCGGCGCGCACGCCTGGGCCGAGCAGGCGCACCTGCCGGGCTACCACGCCTATGACCGCGCCGATCTGGTGGCCATCTGCGACACCGTGCCGGAACGGGCCGAGGCGCTGGCCCGAAAGTTCGGCATCCGCAAGATCTACACCGACGCCAGCGAACTGATCAACGATCCTGAAGTTGAGATGGTGGATGTCTGCACGCCCACCGACACGCACCTGCCGCTGAGTCTGGCAGCGATTCATGCGGGCAAGCACGTCATTTCCGAGAAGCCATTGGCGCACGACGCGAAGGATGCCTTTGCCGCCGCCGCACGCGCCCAGGAGAAGGGGGTCCGCACCAAGCTGGGCTTTACCTTCCGCTACTCGCCCGCCATCCGCCAGATCAAGACGTGGGTGGACGACGGCACGCTGGGCGAGATCTTCCACGTTCACGGCCTGGAGCAGAACTCGCAGTTCCTCGATCCCACCTACCCACTGCGTCAGGTGCCGCAGGACGCCGACTGGACGCAGCTGATTCCCTCGTCCATCGTGGGCTACGGTTCGCACCTGCTGGATCTGGTGCGCTGGTGCGCGGGCGAATACCAGAGCGTGATCGGCAGTTTGCATAACTATGTCCCCGAACGCATCGTGCGCGGTTACGAGGGCATGCAGCGTATTCCGGTGGAGGACGGCGCAGTGGCCCTGGCCGAGTTCGCCAGCGGGGCGCAGGGCATCCTGCAGACGTCGTACATCGCGGTGGGCAACTACCCCGGCGTGGAGTTGCGGATCTACGGCAGCAAAGGCGCGGCGGTGGCCCGGCTGGTGGAGGAGAACGGCATCGCCGAAACGCTGCACTTCGCCACGCCCGACGCGGTGGAGTTCCGCAAAATTGACCTGCCGAGCGCGGCCTACCCGCCCGGCACCACGCTGCACACGCCCTGGCCGGAGCTGTACTACCGCAATCTGATCCGCTTCTGGGTGGACGAGATTCTGGACGATCTGCCCGGCGAATGCACCTTCTACGACGGGGCCAAGAGCCAGGAGACGGTCAACGCCATCGTGCAGTCGTTCCGGGAACGGCGCTGGGTGGACCTGCCGAAGGTTGAGGCGCCGTGA
- a CDS encoding ketopantoate reductase family protein: MKITILGAGAIGGLAGAYMAKAGHDVTLVDRWAEHIDAIKAHGLKVDGVRGDLHFHVNALHPGELEGPLEAVLIATKSQHTIEALESVLPLFGPDTFVVSYQNGFNEHDIAARLTEAGLGGLERVIGSIPNYGGALVDPGYLEFVHEGAIQLGEMTGERTPRLLELADKLSALTEVQLSDNIWGQIWAKEVYSAQVVFSALVNAPIRETLGVERYARVAGAVVREALEIAEANGITVEAFDFFDPANYKPQTPQDTQKLIDNINHAVWLLKKDQKPDAHQFKKKGSGIWWDIVYRNRPSEVRSSNGKLVDYAAQVGADARLNAKLCEMIYEIEGGQRQLGFENYDELEAYVASIGKALP; the protein is encoded by the coding sequence ATGAAGATCACGATTCTGGGCGCAGGAGCCATCGGCGGCCTCGCCGGGGCCTACATGGCAAAGGCTGGACACGACGTGACGCTGGTGGACCGCTGGGCCGAGCACATCGACGCCATCAAGGCGCACGGCCTGAAGGTGGACGGCGTGCGCGGAGACTTGCACTTCCACGTGAACGCCCTGCATCCGGGTGAGCTGGAAGGCCCGCTGGAAGCCGTGCTGATCGCCACCAAGAGCCAGCACACCATCGAGGCGCTGGAAAGCGTGCTGCCGCTGTTCGGCCCCGACACGTTCGTGGTGTCGTACCAGAACGGCTTCAACGAACACGACATCGCCGCCCGGCTGACCGAGGCAGGACTGGGTGGCCTGGAACGCGTGATCGGCTCCATCCCCAATTACGGCGGCGCGCTGGTGGACCCCGGCTACCTGGAATTCGTCCACGAGGGGGCCATTCAGCTGGGCGAGATGACCGGCGAGCGCACGCCGCGCCTGCTGGAGCTGGCAGACAAACTTTCGGCCCTGACCGAGGTGCAGCTCTCAGACAACATCTGGGGGCAGATCTGGGCCAAGGAGGTCTACAGCGCCCAGGTGGTGTTCAGCGCCCTGGTCAACGCGCCGATCCGCGAGACGCTGGGCGTGGAACGGTACGCCCGTGTGGCCGGCGCGGTGGTGCGCGAGGCGCTGGAAATCGCCGAGGCCAACGGCATCACGGTGGAAGCCTTCGATTTCTTCGATCCGGCCAATTACAAGCCGCAGACGCCCCAGGACACCCAGAAGCTGATCGACAACATCAACCACGCGGTCTGGCTGCTCAAGAAGGACCAGAAACCCGACGCCCACCAGTTCAAGAAAAAGGGCAGCGGCATCTGGTGGGACATCGTCTACCGCAACCGGCCCTCCGAGGTGCGCTCCAGCAACGGCAAGCTGGTGGACTACGCCGCGCAGGTGGGGGCCGACGCCCGCCTGAACGCCAAGCTGTGCGAGATGATCTACGAGATCGAGGGCGGCCAGCGGCAGCTCGGCTTTGAGAATTACGACGAGCTGGAAGCGTACGTCGCCTCCATCGGCAAGGCGCTGCCATGA